A stretch of the Synechocystis sp. PCC 7338 genome encodes the following:
- the argH gene encoding argininosuccinate lyase, with protein MTKKTWSDRFEGTLHPAITLFNASIGFDIELIEYDLDGSIAHGKMLAKTGIISPGEAEQLVQGLEQIRQEYRSGNFNPGVDQEDVHFAVERRLTELVGDVGKKLHTARSRNDQVGTDIRLYLRAQIDDIRQRLRNFQVVLLQLAEINVETLIPGYTHLQRAQPVSLAHHLLAYFQMAQRDWQRLGEIRARTNISPLGSGALAGTTFPIDRHYSAELLGFEGIYANSLDGVSDRDFAIEFLNAASLIMVHLSRLSEEMILWASQEFSFISLTDSCATGSSIMPQKKNPDVPELIRGKAGRVIGHLQGMLVLMKGLPLAYNKDLQEDKEALFDAVKTVQVSLEAMTILLDEGIVFRQERLAEAVAEDFSNATDVADYLAAKGVPFREAYNLVGKVVKTSLAAGKLLKDLTLNEWQALHPAFEEDIYQAITPQQVVAARNSYGGTGFEQVKMAIANAKAELGLG; from the coding sequence ATGACAAAAAAAACCTGGAGCGATCGTTTTGAAGGCACGTTGCACCCTGCCATCACCCTTTTTAATGCCAGCATTGGTTTTGATATCGAATTAATTGAATATGACCTGGATGGCTCGATCGCCCATGGCAAAATGTTGGCTAAAACGGGCATTATCAGCCCAGGGGAAGCAGAACAATTGGTACAGGGCCTGGAGCAAATTCGCCAGGAATACCGATCCGGTAATTTCAACCCAGGGGTAGACCAGGAAGACGTTCACTTTGCGGTGGAGCGACGATTAACGGAATTGGTGGGGGACGTGGGCAAAAAACTCCACACAGCCCGTTCTCGCAATGACCAGGTGGGAACTGATATTCGTCTTTACCTGCGGGCCCAAATTGACGACATCCGCCAACGGTTAAGAAATTTTCAAGTAGTGTTGCTCCAACTCGCGGAAATCAATGTGGAAACTCTGATTCCCGGCTATACCCACCTCCAGCGAGCCCAACCAGTGAGTCTGGCTCACCATCTACTGGCCTATTTCCAGATGGCCCAACGGGATTGGCAACGGTTGGGGGAAATTCGAGCCAGAACTAATATTTCTCCCCTAGGCTCCGGGGCCCTGGCAGGTACCACCTTCCCCATCGATCGCCATTACAGTGCGGAATTGTTGGGATTTGAAGGCATTTATGCCAACAGCCTAGACGGGGTCAGCGATCGGGATTTTGCCATCGAATTTCTCAATGCCGCCAGTTTGATCATGGTGCATTTGAGCCGGTTAAGCGAGGAAATGATCCTCTGGGCCTCCCAGGAATTTAGCTTCATTAGTTTGACCGATAGTTGTGCCACCGGGTCGAGCATTATGCCCCAAAAGAAAAACCCGGACGTGCCGGAGTTAATTCGAGGCAAAGCAGGGCGGGTAATTGGCCATCTCCAGGGCATGCTGGTGCTGATGAAGGGTCTACCCCTGGCTTACAACAAAGATTTACAAGAAGACAAGGAAGCCCTATTTGATGCGGTCAAAACGGTGCAGGTGAGCTTGGAGGCCATGACCATTTTGCTCGATGAAGGCATTGTTTTTCGCCAAGAACGCTTAGCGGAAGCGGTGGCGGAAGATTTTTCCAATGCGACGGATGTGGCGGATTATCTGGCGGCTAAAGGAGTGCCCTTCCGGGAAGCCTACAACCTAGTGGGCAAGGTAGTTAAAACCAGCTTAGCGGCGGGGAAATTGCTCAAAGATTTAACTCTAAACGAATGGCAAGCACTCCATCCAGCTTTTGAAGAGGACATTTACCAAGCCATTACTCCCCAGCAAGTAGTGGCGGCCCGCAATAGTTACGGCGGCACGGGTTTTGAACAGGTAAAAATGGCGATCGCCAATGCCAAAGCCGAGTTAGGCCTAGGTTAA
- a CDS encoding PP2C family protein-serine/threonine phosphatase, with the protein MVILKELVAKLYREQNKVQDLLAAMGYALRSLHNLNQFLELTPLMATRVADADGSVLVLMREGEISIFEQIHGNKNGLKGTIKGALQRARQIGISPAPDSSTVLSYFDRKLRQELPAIACYNTPILSHQEEVGRLYIFSQDRNYSWTPTRRKLLQLISDQTAVAIANSDLNQKLRSRESQDRELEIASEIQNQLLPRCCPQIDGLDIAAQCKTASRVGGDYYDFIPANYDQLRQGDWLCRNTSHLGVPWSIVIGDVMGKGVPAGLIMTMTRGMLRAEVLNRHSPAQILNHLNRVMYADLENSHRFVTLFYSEYDPETSVLSYSNAAHNPPLLWRAGSDTPQCLIPLDTEGALIGLESDSDYRDAQIQLIPGDVVLYYTDGLTDAGNAKGDRFDDKNLRIAFQQACETAQTAQGILTAIFTAVEAFVGSDNSHQTDKIPARDDMTLVVLRVKSTE; encoded by the coding sequence GTGGTTATTCTCAAGGAGTTGGTGGCTAAGTTGTACCGGGAACAAAATAAGGTGCAGGATTTGTTGGCGGCCATGGGCTATGCCCTGCGGAGTTTGCACAATCTCAATCAGTTTCTGGAATTGACCCCCCTAATGGCCACTAGGGTAGCCGATGCTGATGGTAGTGTGTTGGTGTTAATGCGGGAGGGGGAAATATCTATTTTTGAACAAATCCATGGCAACAAAAATGGGCTCAAGGGGACCATTAAAGGCGCCTTGCAGAGGGCCCGCCAGATCGGGATTAGTCCGGCACCAGATTCCTCCACTGTGCTTAGTTATTTTGACCGTAAATTGCGCCAGGAGTTACCGGCGATCGCCTGTTATAACACCCCCATTTTGAGCCACCAGGAGGAAGTGGGGCGTTTGTACATTTTCAGCCAGGATCGTAACTATAGCTGGACCCCCACCCGTCGCAAACTACTACAACTAATTTCTGACCAAACCGCCGTGGCGATCGCCAACAGTGACTTGAACCAAAAACTGAGATCGAGGGAAAGTCAGGACCGGGAATTGGAAATCGCCTCGGAAATTCAAAATCAACTATTACCCCGTTGTTGTCCCCAAATTGATGGTTTGGACATTGCCGCCCAGTGTAAAACCGCTAGCAGGGTGGGGGGAGACTACTACGATTTCATTCCTGCCAACTATGACCAACTGCGCCAGGGGGATTGGTTATGTCGCAACACCAGCCATTTGGGGGTGCCCTGGAGTATTGTAATTGGTGACGTCATGGGTAAAGGGGTGCCAGCGGGGCTAATTATGACCATGACCAGGGGCATGCTCCGGGCAGAAGTGCTAAATCGCCATAGTCCAGCCCAGATTCTCAACCACCTCAACCGGGTAATGTATGCCGACCTGGAAAATTCCCATCGTTTTGTCACCCTGTTTTATTCTGAGTACGACCCGGAAACCAGTGTGCTTTCCTACAGCAACGCCGCCCATAACCCTCCCCTGTTGTGGCGAGCCGGCAGTGACACTCCCCAATGTTTAATTCCCCTAGACACAGAAGGTGCCTTAATCGGCCTGGAGTCAGATTCCGATTACCGGGATGCCCAAATTCAACTTATTCCCGGGGACGTAGTGCTGTACTACACCGATGGTCTGACCGATGCCGGTAACGCCAAAGGCGATCGCTTCGACGATAAAAATCTCCGCATTGCTTTCCAACAGGCCTGTGAAACCGCCCAAACCGCCCAGGGCATCCTGACAGCAATTTTCACTGCGGTGGAAGCATTTGTGGGCTCAGACAATAGTCATCAAACCGATAAAATCCCTGCCCGGGACGATATGACATTGGTCGTTCTGCGGGTAAAATCGACGGAGTGA